The nucleotide sequence ttttgaaacCTCCCATTTTTGGACTCAGCGTGTCTAATAATAATAAACCATAGTAAACCATCTGCAGTCCTCTTCCAGCAGCAGAAAGGCTCAGGATCCTTCCGTTCTAACCCGACATCTTTCAGTGCAGGAGATACGCGCTCGTTCCACAGCGAAAATAACATGGAACACCTCGATCGAATCCATAACGTCCTAAGTTGGAAAACGTTTGGAAATTAGAAGTTAGATCTGTTAGACTTCGGGTTGTGGTTTTAATTTCTCTCTTTCAATAGCCTTTACACTTCTCCTTGGTTCAGTTTCGGTTCGAGTATAAGAAAATAGTCACTGATTTCGGTttctataaataaataaatttaaaaaaaaaacattaaatgcACGGCGCATTATGTGGGTTGTATGCTGTAACGACACCGAATAAAAACAATTGGGCCTAATAAAAGTCACATGATGGTAGTCACTGCCCATGACTGATTATCAGTTCATTTAACCATCATTTGCTCACATTATTTTACCTTAACTTTTTGTAGAGTTGCGGCCTATGccgtctgacaaaatcactattttcgtagtactttaaagtagaaATGGCATGATGACTGCTATCAACCAACTATCAATCACGATCGGCATTCTTCGGTCTCCTTTTAGGCAGCGggcatattttttttatatacacaACGGTCGGCGCTCAATGGATTATGGTAATTGTAATAATTACCACGTTTTCTGCACTAAACTCTGTAGATTATTGGTCTGTTGGAAACAACTTCCTACTACTACAGTTCAGGCTTGATCTGTCTACAGAAACTGCGCCATGTGTGCATTGAGCTCACAGAGAAATACTGAacgaaatggaattcaaataattgaaccaatGTCAGTCAATTGGTTGTTTAAAAACCGAAAAATATCCTACATTTCAGTTAATCGCACAGCGCTAATAATCATTACACGACTTTTTAAAGGAGGTCATTTGATGCAAACATATACTGTAAGTAGGTTCTACCCTTTTCCATGGTATAAATTACATTATCACAATCGCTTGCTTGCCATACTAGTCTGTACAACAACGGGAGTTAGCCACAACCAAGCTTGAGGGACAATGTTGATTGGCAGGTATCATTTCCACTGAGGTTGCAAGGTTAAAATGGGAGGTGGGATCAGATCCGCACAGCATTGTCTAATAGAGCTCGCCGGCTTCTAGTTCTAAAACCCGGAAATAAGTTACCCCTGATTCGTCCAGCCATCCCTGAAAAtagtctgaggttaacacaggcttaggagatcttatacattttgttctatgagataatagcaGTCAGTTAAAAGGACCGTAGCACAGTGGTGAATACGTGTGATGCAAAATcggaggtgtgtgtaggtggtcTTATTTATTTGTGTGCGTCCATAAGATTGTGTATGATAGCAGTGGttaatccgtgtgtgtgtgtgtgtgtgttggtcaccTACTGATTGAGTCCTCGTGCAAGGGGTGGGAGATGTGATGGTTGGGAATGTGGCAGGCTGCCTGTGTTCTTTTTAAAGAAAAGAGGACAAAAGGACAAGTGAGGGGGCCACGGGGGGAAAAGGaggagtgagggggggggggcaaaggaggagtgatgggggggggaggaatggaggagtagTGGGGGGGTCATGAGGAGAAGAAACAGGGGGATGTGGTCAGCGAGTGGCGTTTGGCGGGCAGTGgggtggtcacacacacacacacacactctcccctcatTAGAAGTGCTTGAGAATGTTATGGCCTTTGTCACAGTTCTTGAGACCACCACCACAATTACGACTTGTCGCTTTTCAACAGCCACAATTAGCATTAGCATACTGACAGCACAGATCTCACACCACAGTGGACGGGCTGGGCTTTATTCTATGGCCTGCTACCATCCTATCCTCATGATCTACAGCTCCATAGGACATAGTTACATGACAAGTGGACTTGTTACGCATTCAAACTGGGGAATGGTTCCAATAGACTCCCTGCATCCTAACAATCCGTCCTTTCTCACagagtgtgcacttgttcactcccATTTAAAACGGAAATGAAAGGTTGTAGATGCATAGTGCAAGACTCTCTAGCCCATGCCTATGTTGTCAACTTCAGGAGAAAGGAGATATTATTGGGACATGTAGCTTGAGAAGGAGTGTCTTTAACCCCTTTTTTCCTCTTCTTTGTGCCCCCCAACCCCCCCAGGCCAAGAGGAAGCTAGACCTGGAggaccctctctacctcccagacTTCAGGACCCCCAAAGGAAAGGGGGGTGTGGCCACAGCCAGAATCTCTAGTCCCAAAAGTAAGTGTCTGCATCAGTGAAAAAAAGACTGCCCCCTACTGTCTCCATTACCAAATAAGTGACAGGTTGCATAAAGCGAGACAACATAATCATCCATCCTTTATACTTAAAACACACAAGCTACATGTAGATCTTTTCCAATCCATAATATTGAGTTCACATATGTCTATTCCACATATTATTGAATACGTAGACCGTGCCCAAATCCACTCTCTTACCCCGTCCCTTGTATGACCCTTGACCCTCAGCGCCCAAGTCCCCCGGTGAGCGGACGCGCTACGACACCTCCCTGGGTCTGCTGACCAAGAAGTTTGTTGGCCTGCTGAGCGAGTCACCTGACGGCGTGCTGGACCTCAACTGGGCCACCGAGGTCCTCGAGGTGCAGAAGAGACGCATCTATGACATCACCAACGTGCTAGAGGGCGTGCAGCTGATCCGCAAGAAGTCCAAGAACAACATCCAGTGGATGTGAGTAGGACACTTAGGACAAGTACACTTAAGGACAAGTCCACACTTAGGACAAGTAACTTCTCATTCTTTGGCCGTAGGAGGTGGGCCCAATTCCATTGTCAACTCCTTAGCTCCTACTCCTTGGTGCAATATTGATAGGTCCACCTTGCTCTGTAATCTAAAGACAATCAgggttttttttgttttttttaacacgTGTTGAAAGTTCCAACTTCACCTGACCATGATCTATCTATACCATGATGTACAAAGCATGTACTCTGTGGTGGCTCATCATAAAAATCAAAACCATTTTATTAGGGTGGGTGGCGTGTTCGAGGGCTCGGCCAGCAGCGGCGAGAAGTCTCGCGCCCTGAGGAAGGAGCTGGGAGAGCTGGAGAGGGCCGAGAAGGCCCTGGAAGACCTGATCACGTCCAGCAGCACCCAGCTCAAGGAGTTGACCGAACACGGGGACAACCAGGGACAACTAGGTTACGTCACCTACCAGGACATCAGGTCTATAGCCAGCCTGCAGGACCAGACGGTCATCGCCGTCAAGGCCCCGTCAGAAACCAAGCTGGAGGTGCCTGAGTCCTCGGAGGTGAGTGGTCATCTAGTCATCATAGATGGAGAGCTGGGTAGTGTTCATTTGGGCACACCGTACTGGACAAGTTCAGTTAGTACCTGGCCTTTTGAAAAAAACAATACAGTACACCTTAAACAGACATGGAAAAAGGACACAGTGACCGTTCCAAGGATTGCCTtatgtgtaacctttatttaactaggcaagtcagaggAGATCAAATTCTGATGGCCTACtgaggaacagcgggttaactgccttgttcaggggcagaacgacagatttttttaccttgtcagctcggggattcgatccagctaCCTTTGCGGTTGagggcctaccggggaacagtggcccgacgctctgaccactaggctacccgccgcccctaTTACTTGGAGCAAGTGACATGGGTGTGCACGTTGTGCCTGCTCTGTGGTTGCCCCATTGGACAAGTGATATTCCATTGGTGATAACCACCAAAATTACAAAGAATTCCAGTAGTCGTTACATTTCTGGGCAGGTCATCATAACCCAAAAAACTCCTGACCTGCCGACTGGGCGAGAGCCTTTCAGACCTTAACGTCAGTCCCTGTACCTCTTCCTTACAAGGATATGCTCCATACTTTCTTACTAAGCCAATCCTCTTGTATAACAAATGACACTCTTTACCCTTCTGACATTTTGAAACCAAGCCCATTCATTTACCAATCCTGCCCACTATCCCTCGCTTCTCATAGTGCGTCATTGTTACAGCTCCCTATTGTCCTGTACCCACAGGGCTCCCAACAGATCTACCTGAAAAGTAAGAACGGGCCCATTGAGGTGTACCTCTGTCCCGAGGAGGGCCTGGAGGATGCCAGCCCCGTCAAGAACACCACCACCCCCAGGAAAGACGACCCTCATCACCCCCTGGGTCACATTGCCTCCCTCTCCATGGCACCACCACCGTACACCACTATCAAACAGGAGCCCCAATACACTGACGTCGAGCAGGAGCCCATGGAAGGTAAGCTGAACTGGGGGGGGGGACTTTGTTGTCTGATACAGCTGAGGTCTATTCAATGATGTGAAAAGTTCTGAATGTTGCAGATAGCAACAGAATTGAATAGACCTGATACGATTTCCAATTCTATATGACAGACAGTTGTAGCTGTTCTGCACAATACCTTTCTATCTGAGCGTCCTGTACCGTTGCAGCCTCCTCTAAACAGTCCTGTGTGTTGTAAGAGGTGTCCAGTCACtaacacaccctctctccctctccgctcTCCCTACAGCTGAACTCTCCAGACCTGCACCAGTATCCCTCCCCAAcaccaccaaccccaccaccCTCCTGGATGTAGAGGGCCTCCTGGGCCTGCCCCCCAGCTTGCTCCAGATGACCGAGGACCAGCTCCCGGGCCCCGGGTTCACCCCCGACCCCAACGCCCCCTTCGTCAGCTTCTCGCCGCACCTCGACCACGACGACTACCTCTGGGGGCTGGAGGATGGCGAGGGCGTATCCGACTTCTTCGACACCTACGACCTGGGAGACCTGCTCcatagctgagggagggagagggcggaTTATAGCCGAGTTACGACCATGTTGCTTGACCTTAAGCAACTCTGAGCCCTAGTTATAATAGCTAGGGCTCAGAATAAATGTAATATAGGCTATAACTGGTCAAGGGGAAAACTCCTGTCCCTATTCATGAAGGAGTAGTGTCCTCTGTAGAGGTATGGGGTGAAGGGGAAATGTTACACTATGAAGCCATCAACCTTTGCTTTAGCCATGTCTGTTCCGCGTTAATGATTTGTCTAAAACGGGCCCCTTGCGTCTGTTCATTTGTATATACATGTGTATAGTTTGAGTTTGGATTTAGGTCAGTGCCTGGATTGACACCggtctgtgtgttttgtgtgcactgtgtgtgtccAGCTTATGAAGCTCAGCGTTGTGGTTTGTGTATTGGTATAGTGGACAGTTTGTTGTCCGTCTCGTTTCTATTGTGTGCTGTGTGAAAATGCTATGTGCTGTTTGAAAATATAGACACAGCACTTTTTTTAAAAATGCATATCTGATGACCAGCAAAAAAAATCAACTCGGGCATTTTGGGTTGGGGGTGTTATTAATAACTCTCAGGATTTCTTTGCGACTTCAAAAGTCAAAATGTTTATAGTGCGCATATTTGGCCAGTAAGGGGCAGCATTGTATTATGTCAGCTGTAACTTGCCAGCTTCAGAAGGTTGAATCACTCACTGTGTTTTTAAAAACCGAAGTGAAACGGAGGTACTACTGAACGTCGCCAATAAAGAACACCGATTTCATTTGTCCGCTGCAAAACGTATTCAAATATTGTGCCCTACTGATCACGACCCAGGTACCAAACATGGAGTCTGTGGCGCTAACTTAACGTGCCGTTTCAACGAGGTGTTAGGAGTATGGTTAGTGTAGTTGTTGGGTATTCAAGACATCTGTTTTATATTGGGGACCTGACCTGGTCACTACATCTAGCCTCAAGCTTTATGGAAGGTCAGGTGGTGAAGTATTCTGTCACCCATGCCAGAATGTGTCCACATCTAATCATAGAgcacaggtgtcaaactcattccctGGCAAATCTGCaggtttttgctcctcccttgtacttgattgatgagtTAAGGTCATTAGttaggaactctcctcacctggttgtctaggtcttaattgtaCACAAATTGAAAGGCAACAACTCAAACCaacagacactcggccctccatgaaacgagtttgacacccctgtcaTAGAGGTTAGTTCGAAGCGGTTCTGGACCCATAGCCAAAAGTCAGAAGTTGCATCCCAAATTGTGCCCTATACAgcgcactgcttttgaccagaggtcATAGGGGATAGTGTGCGATTTTGGGACGTGGTCAAgtgtatttttttggggggggtgaccTGATATTATCGATCGACATAGACTAGGGATCACTATGTGACTGGCTAGAGTATCACGCTTTGCTCTTGTGAATCGGCAGCTAGGTTTCACATCGGGAAGCTTCTCTATCAAGGTGCATTTGATAGTGTTTCTGTAGTATCTAGAATTCATAGTAACAACCAACCTTATTTCCAAGGAAATAATCTAGTAAGGATGATAATACGCCACAACATCTGGGTGTATTGACTTAGGCAGTAATTAAAATGAACGAGAGGGCAATTTTAATTTCCCACTTCTTTTGAAACTAGATGAAGTCTTTGATTTAAATGGTGGTTTGTGTGTTGAAACGCTCGCCATGCACCCATAATAGGGAACAAAGAGCACTTTGTCTTTtcctgtttttatatatatatatttttttaatgaaggCTCggccccatgtgtgtgtgtgtggtactttAAACCTGGGAGAAAGAGCCGAAATTACACGCCATGGTCAAATTTCTCCCTGGGCTGTGTTCGCATCGAACTGAACAAAAAACATCTCAAGATGTTTTTTTGAGCATGAATTCCGTGTTGGTGCATTTTCTGCCTCTTCCCCAATGCGGGTTAAGTCAATTGTCCTGTCCTAACAAACTTGAATATTTTGTGTgcgtgtggtttgtgtgtgtgtggaaggttggGAAATGGGTGGGTTTTTTTTAAGTTGTAGCTTTGTAGAcaatttattttaaatgttttgttgtgcATAATTTGTTGTGCATAAACTGTACAGAATTGAATGTATTTATAATTCCTGAAATCATTTGTTTTTAATACTGACCATTGTAAAAGAGCAAACGTCTCTGTTTGACATGCGGCACTTAATATTTTGTATTATTGTGGTTGGTTTGAAAAATAGTAAAGTATTAAAGCCATGGTGTAAACTTGCGATTCTGTCCATTTCCTATGACATCATTTGTTGATTTCTCATGGCAAGCAGCAGTTCTCCAATCTAGGTCAAAGGTAGATACCTCCATTGTTCTCTGTCTGGAAATAGGCAAACTCCGTTTCAGGGTGTGCTTGGTCAAGTCCGATCGTAAACCAAACGGTTTTCTTAAGTGAGTTTATTAGAACCActtataaaaaattaaaaaacatttGGGTTTATGAACAAATAATCCTGTTCAGACTTGCTTCAAATTAATCCTCAAAGCAGATAATTCTGGCTAATATGGTAACCGATTCAAACACAAACCTCTATCAACAGACTTGAATACAAATGTACCTGTCacgatcttcctcctcttcatctgaagaggagaggcgagaaggatcagaggaccaaaatgcggcgtggtatgtgttcataatgaatgtttaattaaagaaactgaatacaaaaacaaacgAATATAGACCGTGAAGCTATCATAAGGACTGTGcagacacaagcaactaacagacaatcacccacaaacaaacagtgcaacccaggccaccaaagtatgattctcaatcagagacaactaatgacacctgcctctgattgagaaccatactaggtcgAAAcgtagaaatccccaaatcatagaaaatcaaacagactgctcaccccaactcacgccctgaccatactcaataatgaatacaaaacaaaggaaataaaggtcagaacgtgacagtaccacaataatgctGCAACATATACAGTATAGCTTTCTTAGCTCCACAACATCTAGTTGGGAATCCCTATCCAATCCGACCTGTGTTTAGAATCTGGCACAAGGACTGAGGACATGTCGAGGCACATTGATGCAATGAATTGTGACATTCCCATGGCTTGACTGAACAGAGCAACGTGAGCAATGACAATAACACCGAATGCAGCTATAAACTTACACCACCCCGATAGGTGGACAAAAAAAGCCACGGTCCTTCTTTGGACTTCGACGGTTGTCAGGGGCGACCTGCAGACAATAGATACAGGATGAAGCTAAGGTCAAGGAGTCAGGGGTCACGATGGAACTGGACACAATGGAATTCTCCAGCCACGGTAGCCAAGTAACCTCAGGCCAATAAACCTTTCTTTCACGGCATAAGAAAGCGCTAAGATGTCGTGTGTATTTGATTGGTGTCGTTCTAAGTGCGTTTCTGTGTTGGGCAGAGGACCTAACCGCTATCCTTCTCTCTCGGAAGACGATGAAAAGCGTCAAAGGATAGTCAGAAGTTCAACTTAAATGCTTTGTTTCTCTTGGAAGGGAAGCGCAATCGAGCCTGCGCCACCTGCCCAATTGAATGGCTGGCAGCTAGTCGGCCAGCTAACGAAACAAGTCCTGGCGTGTTTGTCCCATTGGTGTGCAAtggagaggatgaagggagaagGAAAAGCCCCCAGAAATAAACAGTGATTCTGGAAGGAAACTTATTCTGGTGGTCTCATTCACCAGTCGTGTCTTATAGGTTTTTGTGAGTATGAGAGGATAGTAGGAGAGGCTAGAAAGCTGGCTGGCATCGGAGGCCAGATAACTCGGGGAAAGTGCCCTTCAAGCGTGTGTAGATAGAATTTTGGATTCAACGGCTCTATTTTGACATGAAGACGGATCAGAGTAACTGGAAGAATGGAATATCACACATTTTCCCACAAGTACTGTATGTATCATTATTAATAGTTGAATCCCATCCAGACAAGTATTCGCCCGCAGCCGAGGTGTCTATGATTAGGTTATGTGGCTGGTGAATGCTGAGCGTAACTCTACGTGTTTAACAGGTTGTCAGACACCGCAAAACCCACAGGCTCGTCTGACATACAACATGCCTCTGTTCTCCCTATGCCCCTGGTAACCTGCTCTATAAGCCGTTAAAATAAACAGGGTTTCCCGCAGGCCTGTCACAGGTCACACTTTAAAGGCTGAGTCTGTGATTTTTAgtatttttaattgaacctttatttaactaggcaagtcagttaagaacaaggtCTTATtagcaatgacggcctaccccggccgaacccagacgatgctgggccaattgtacgccgccctatgggactcccaatcacggccagatgtgatactcACAGCCGTAAATTGAGGAATGTGCCTTTAATTCTGCTACATACTCGGAAAGACTGGTCCTCAAATATGGACATACTTTTTTGAATTCTGAACATAAACGAAAGCCTTGAATTTTCATGtgaaatatgtgtatgtgaccaataaaatgtgatttaaaaaaaaacaacatattttttGTCACAAGCCAGACTTTAGCGGCAACCCAAAAGGGACTTTCTTTCAGACTGCTACTAGGGGATATCTAGATGTAATTTAATTTATAAACATCAACATTGTCTGGTTTAAAATGACATTGGCAGCCACCGTTAAAAGTGTCAGGTGTGTGAGGATCGAGACTCACTCAGGTTGGGTGTTGATTTCCTTGAGACAGTGACTGACGGTGACTGACAGTGACTGACAGTGACTGACAGTGACACGACTTAATCGGATTATTACTACATGCATAAATAAGTTGAACTTCTAAGCTCCATTCATAACATGCAGGTGTTGCCATGCTAACATGAGCGAAAGACAAGTCACgtgatgtcatgtctgtcacaGTATTTGGGAGGGTAgggagacaacaacaaaaaaggtttGAGTGTGACACCACCAACAGGAGAGGAATGCTGCACACAGTGAGTCATACTCATAGACGCTTTACATGTTAAGACCAAAACAGTGGTCGACACTCACGTCAAACTAAGACCTTATTATTGGTACCGTGCCATATTAGAAGCTATTCTCAGTAAGTGCTTTGAAACAAATACTTGAACTGGACACCAGTTCAGTTCAGTTGATTCTCAGCCGAGTTTTTTTTGTTCTCTCAAGAAAAGAGTCCATATGAACCTTTCCCTGAAGTAACAGTGTCTTAAATCTTAAATATTGCtgcaccctctccatctctcttgctctcttatATGGTAAACCTGGGAatatggatggggggggggttctgtcttAGTAACCTtaataaggaggagaggaggaaagggaaagGGTAAAGATAGAGGCAGTTTGGATATGAACACAAAAGAAGACTATGACCTTCTGTAAGTGTATTCTAAATGGTCTCCTTTCTCTAACTCgatcactctcacacacactcacttactctCTCTATCTCATACACACaaacttttctctctcctttctcaccctatcccccccctctctttgtgTTCACTCTCTCCTATAGTCCTATATGGCTGGTCTGTGtgtgattgtatgtgtgtgtgtgtgtgtgtgtgtgtgtgtgtgtgtgtgtgtgtgtgtgtgtgtgtgtgtgtgtgtgtgtgtgtgtgtgtgtgtgtggctgaacAGACCGGCTTGCTCAGTCCTAGTCTCAAAAAAAGGACCCCCACAAATGTAGCAGCTAGCACACAAAGGCCCTGCTTCATCCAGTAGCCCTACTTGGTAACTGAAGGAGGGTATTGTTATAGGCAGGCAGGGAGTCTCTGAAATGTCTGCATTACATCAACCCTAACGCACAGAGCCAACACAGGCCACAGAAAACAATTTTGGAAAACAAGAGTGTAGCTAATTGGGTCACCGAACCAATTTGTTATGCTCACCCGTGCATGGGGCATGTTCTTTGGGCCAGGGGTTCTTAGATTTCTTGAGGTCGGTGCCCCTTTTTTGTATGATAAAAGAATTCATCAGGGACCGCTTCAAAATCAGGACACAACTCGAAATAGATCAAACATAGCATACAAGGAGTTTTACTATGCCATCGGGACGAACCAAGTCTGGCACCTTGGGAAGGAACATTTTAAAAGGCCCATCTCTTGGCATCGGAGAGATCATTTTGCAGCTTTCAAACTaatgtcctgcaattctacacatttcgtCATGGTGCAgagagatttttgttgttgttgcagcagAGAAAACGTTGCAGTTTTAAAGTTGAAATGACAAGAAGTATGGAGTTGAAAAAATTGATTATTGGTAGAGCactgtggataacaatatccctgtGAGCCTACCAGGCTCATGTTGTCCAGGTGTAAGAACATACTTTTTGTCAtttagtgtatgtggacacctcgaacttctcatttcaaaatcatggacattactatggagttggtcccccgtttgctgccataacagcctccactgttccgggaaggctttcctctagatgttggaacattgctgcagggaacttgcttccattcagtcacaagagcatgagtgaggtcaggcactgatgttgggcgatt is from Oncorhynchus masou masou isolate Uvic2021 chromosome 32, UVic_Omas_1.1, whole genome shotgun sequence and encodes:
- the LOC135526090 gene encoding transcription factor E2F2-like → MMRLPKGVSPASGRGAVGGGLSCSQNKVLSGVKTEFFSTGLCSSPMNSVPAGYFTQICNTTAAEQRVNCLYATPHGPEAKPIRSSSGRLPAKRKLDLEDPLYLPDFRTPKGKGGVATARISSPKTPKSPGERTRYDTSLGLLTKKFVGLLSESPDGVLDLNWATEVLEVQKRRIYDITNVLEGVQLIRKKSKNNIQWMVGGVFEGSASSGEKSRALRKELGELERAEKALEDLITSSSTQLKELTEHGDNQGQLGYVTYQDIRSIASLQDQTVIAVKAPSETKLEVPESSEGSQQIYLKSKNGPIEVYLCPEEGLEDASPVKNTTTPRKDDPHHPLGHIASLSMAPPPYTTIKQEPQYTDVEQEPMEAELSRPAPVSLPNTTNPTTLLDVEGLLGLPPSLLQMTEDQLPGPGFTPDPNAPFVSFSPHLDHDDYLWGLEDGEGVSDFFDTYDLGDLLHS